In Solanum stenotomum isolate F172 unplaced genomic scaffold, ASM1918654v1 scaffold18203, whole genome shotgun sequence, the following proteins share a genomic window:
- the LOC125850608 gene encoding uncharacterized protein LOC125850608, which translates to MEKFLVKFNHSQASSSTNVNPSSLIDDLNLDSLEADPGKRVPIAHYNPQIKDEVRKHYIQKGPCQPKMDSYPPTEIGKRMRQFCKIWFEGPYSKWLEYSVEKDSVYCLCCYLFKDDFFHGSTSEFYTKTGFRSWNRALERFCKHVGDVNSIHDKCFNKMLDLSNHHQSIQVVIDKHSQKLKNEYRMRLEASIDVSRLLLQYGLPFRGHDESESSINQDFFLGFLRWLGDKHPDVGKVILENAPQNDMLTCPMIQKDIVNVCAKETLKAIIGDLNGDYFGILVDESKDISHKEQMTLVLRFVNKNGEVVERIIGLVHVSDTLACSLKKAIYFLLSVHSLSPSKIHGQGYDGASNMKGEINGLKTLIMKDSQLAYYIHCFAHQLQLTLVAIAKKYLDVEDFFDHVSNVLNVVGGFFKRRDLLCDHQTKKLEQLFESGEVKKGQGLHQERVLQRPSDTRWGSHFKTLDNFIVIFSSIVHVLEVIELEGSTSSDRNQAEYLFTRIKTFKFIFVLHLMLKVLAMSNELSKILQKKDQDIVNVVEFLNITKKRLQDMRENGWESLLNDVSSFCDVHDILIPKLDKSYFPGKSKRMSSGVSYAHHLRVEVFFAVIDVELQELNDRFDVVSSDLLLGMGSLNPVNSFSNFDKGKIMTLAKCYSSEFDDGKIRDLSYQLDTFIIHMRSGNLKFSNLQGIRDLAKACHYRSFSEYENSSRTIVNEC; encoded by the coding sequence ATGGAGAAGTTTCTTGTGAAATTTAACCATTCTCAAGCAAGTTCTAGTACGAATGTCAATCCTTCTAGTCTTATAGATGACCTTAATTTAGATTCACTTGAAGCCGATCCAGGAAAAAGGGTACCAATTGCTCACTATAACCCTCAAATAAAGGATGAAGTGAGGaaacattatattcaaaaaggGCCTTGTCAACCAAAAATGGATTCATATCCTCCAACTGAAATTGGAAAAAGAATGCgtcaattttgtaaaatttggTTTGAAGGTCCATATTCTAAATGGTTGGAGTATAGCGTGGAGAAAGATTCTGTCTATTGTCTATGTTGTTATTTATTCAAAGATGATTTTTTCCATGGAAGTACAAGTGAGTTTTACACAAAAACGGGTTTTAGGAGTTGGAATAGGGCACTTGAAAGATTCTGTAAACATGTTGGTGATGTTAATAGTATTCATGACAAATGTTTCAACAAGATGCTAGATTTGTCAAATCATCATCAATCAATTCAAGTTGTTATTGATAAGCATtctcaaaagttaaaaaatgagTATCGAATGCGTTTGGAAGCCTCAATTGATGTGTCAAGACTTCTTTTGCAATATGGATTACCTTTTCGAGGTCACGATGAAAGTGAATCTTCAATTAATCAAGACTTCTTTCTAGGATTTTTGCGATGGCTCGGGGACAAACATCCGGATGTTGGAAAAGTGATATTGGAAAATGCCCCACAAAATGATATGTTGACTTGTCCTATgattcaaaaagatattgtCAATGTTTGTGCAAAAGAAACATTGAAAGCAATAATTGGGGACTTGAATGGAGATTACTTTGGTATATTAGTTGATGAGTCAAAAGACATCTCTCACAAAGAACAAATGACTCTTGTTTTGCGTTTTGTTAATAAGAATGGTGAAGTAGTTGAACGAATTATCGGTCTTGTCCATGTTAGTGATACATTGGCATGTTCATTGAAGAAAGCGatttattttttgctttccGTTCACTCACTAAGTCCATCCAAAATACATGGACAAGGTTATGATGGGGCAAGTAATATGAAAGGAGAGATAAATGGGCTCAAAACTTTGATTATGAAAGATAGTCAATTGGCATATTACATTCATTGTTTTGCTCATCAATTGCAACTAACACTAGTGGCTATTGCTAAAAAATATTTGGATGTTGAAGACTTTTTTGATCATGTTAGTAATGTGTTGAATGTTGTTGGAGGATTTTTCAAGCGTAGAGACTTACTTTGTGATCACCAAACCAAAAAGTTAGAGCAATTATTTGAATCCGGTGAAGTTAAAAAAGGCCAAGGATTACATCAAGAACGTGTGCTTCAAAGACCAAGTGATACTCGTTGGGGATCACATTTCAAAACTTTAGATAactttattgttattttctcaTCTATTGTTCATGTTCTTGAAGTGATTGAACTTGAAGGGTCCACATCAAGTGATAGAAATCAAGCGGAGTATCTTTTCACAAggattaaaacatttaaatttatttttgtgctTCACTTGATGTTGAAAGTGTTGGCAATGTCAaatgagttgagtaagattttacaaaagaaagatCAAGATATTGTTAATGTCGTGGAGTTTCTTAATATTACAAAGAAGAGATTGCAAGATATGAGGGAAAATGGATGGGAATCTTTGTTGAATGATGTTTCCTCATTTTGTGATGTGCATGATATCTTGATTCCCAAGTTGGATAAGTCTTATTTTCCCGGAAAGTCAAAACGTATGTCTTCGGGTGTTAGTTATGCGCACCACTTGCGTGTTGAAGTCTTTTTTGCTGTCATTGATGTGGAACTTCAAGAACTTAATGACCGTTTTGATGTAGTGAGTAGTGATTTGCTTCTTGGGATGGGTAGCTTGAATCCGGTCAATTCTTTCTCTAATTTTGACAAAGGTAAAATCATGACTTTAGCAAAGTGTTATTCAAGTGAGTTTGATGATGGAAAAATTCGAGATTTGAGCTATCAACTTGATACTTTCATTATTCATATGCGAAGTGGTAATCTCAAGTTCTCCAACTTGCAAGGAATTCGTGATTTGGCGAAGGCATGTCATTATCGATCGTTTTCAGAATATGAAAATTCGTCGAGGACAATTGTAAATGAatgttaa